The Xiphophorus maculatus strain JP 163 A chromosome 23, X_maculatus-5.0-male, whole genome shotgun sequence genome contains a region encoding:
- the LOC111606810 gene encoding SLC35A4 upstream open reading frame protein-like, translating to MADDKDPLRQLKDLTRLKNQLEAIQRRVETEVSAEFPQGSTVLGSPFLKGFLVGYVVAKLRSSAFLGVLLGTATGIYAAQSYQVPNIERTVKDYVSTMKKGPK from the exons ATGGCGGATGACAAG GATCCTCTGAGACAGTTAAAGGATCTAACTCGGCTTAAAAATCAGCTGGAGGCGATTCAGAGGAGAGTGGAGACCGAGGTATCCGCAGAATTTCCCCAG GGAAGCACGGTGTTGGGATCACCCTTCCTGAAGGGCTTTTTGGTCGGCTATGTGGTGGCAAAGCTGCGCTCCTCGGCCTTCCTGGGAGTGCTGCTGGGAACTGCCACTGGCATTTACGCAGCCCAGAGCTATCAGGTGCCTAACATTGAAAGGACCGTTAAAGATTACGTGAGCACAATGAAAAAGGGACCAAAGTAA
- the slc35a4 gene encoding probable UDP-sugar transporter protein SLC35A4 — MIVIKNVGSQTPVRTKRQRANRIKWGFLLGLMVFIYGSHAPLITLTKVDGQVPFNASSCVLMIELAKLLISLLSLVFTGSTSIPWSPPRLIAPYAIPAVLYTLNNNLVVIMQAYMDPSSFQILSNLKIASTALLYSACLGKRLRSKQWFALGLLMAAGGFHSYSSLDLQGPETIDVDEGPRLHITAWGLFLVLVYAGVSGLAAVYTERVLKSQRLPLSVQNLYLYMFGVAINGVSSLSSIGSDQGFLEGYSGVVWAIIAGQAANGLLMSVVLKHGSGITRLFVISCSMLVNALLSWAILGLQLTALFPLPCTLIGLAAYLYYG, encoded by the coding sequence ATGATTGTAATTAAGAACGTGGGGTCTCAAACCCCGGTCAGGACTAAGAGACAGCGGGCGAACAGGATCAAGTGGGGCTTCCTGTTGGGCCTGATGGTGTTCATCTATGGTTCTCATGCGCCGCTTATCACTCTCACCAAAGTAGACGGTCAAGTCCCATTCAACGCCTCCTCCTGCGTCCTCATGATTGAGCTGGCCAAGCTGCTCATCTCCCTGCTGAGCCTCGTTTTCACAGGCTCCACATCGATACCGTGGTCTCCCCCACGTCTCATTGCCCCTTACGCGATCCCTGCTGTGCTGTACACCTTAAACAACAACCTGGTTGTCATCATGCAGGCCTACATGGACCCAAGCTCATTTCAAATACTCTCTAATCTGAAAATAGCTTCGACCGCTCTGCTGTACTCCGCCTGTCTGGGGAAGAGGCTGCGGTCTAAGCAGTGGTTCGCCCTGGGGCTCCTCATGGCTGCGGGGGGCTTCCACAGCTACAGCAGCCTGGATCTACAAGGCCCTGAGACGATTGATGTCGATGAAGGTCCCAGACTTCACATCACTGCTTGGGGACTTTTCCTTGTGCTGGTTTACGCCGGTGTGTCGGGGCTGGCAGCAGTTTACACAGAGAGGGTGCTGAAGAGCCAAAGGTTGCCCCTCAGCGTACAGAACCTCTACCTCTATATGTTTGGAGTGGCAATCAACGGGGtgtcctctctctcctccataGGAAGTGACCAAGGGTTTCTGGAGGGCTACTCGGGGGTGGTGTGGGCTATCATCGCAGGACAGGCAGCAAATGGACTTCTGATGTCTGTGGTGCTCAAACACGGTAGCGGCATCACCAGACTGTTTGTCATTTCCTGCTCCATGCTGGTTAATGCGCTGCTGTCCTGGGCCATCTTAGG